Proteins encoded in a region of the Streptomyces sp. NBC_00310 genome:
- a CDS encoding sugar phosphate isomerase/epimerase family protein, whose amino-acid sequence MKIALDPYMFRALPIDDMVRTVAELGYEYLELSPRDDFMPFFLHPRADDGRVAELKNSLRTHGVQLSSVLPLYKWSSPEETERRTAVRHWKRMIEITADLGCPLMNSEFNGRPERAAESEAAFWRSLEELLPLFEREGIALNLEAHPDDFCEENTPAVDLVRAINKPWVNYLYCAPHSFHLSGASEVGADIAAMMRYAGDRLKHVHIADSFNHKGSSGLRYILNPPGTTARIHQHLDIGQGEVDWDAFFGTLRELDFDGVATACVFAWEERAKESSAFMRDRITKELAR is encoded by the coding sequence GTGAAGATCGCCCTCGACCCCTACATGTTCCGCGCGCTGCCCATCGACGACATGGTGCGCACGGTCGCCGAACTCGGCTACGAGTACCTCGAGTTGTCGCCGCGCGACGACTTCATGCCGTTCTTCCTGCATCCGCGGGCGGACGACGGACGCGTCGCGGAACTCAAGAACTCCCTGCGCACGCACGGCGTCCAGCTGTCCTCCGTGCTGCCGCTCTACAAGTGGTCCTCACCGGAGGAGACCGAACGGCGGACCGCCGTCCGCCACTGGAAGCGGATGATCGAGATCACCGCCGACCTCGGCTGCCCGCTGATGAACTCGGAGTTCAACGGCCGCCCCGAGCGGGCCGCCGAGAGCGAGGCCGCGTTCTGGCGTTCGCTGGAGGAGCTGCTGCCACTGTTCGAGCGGGAGGGCATCGCCCTGAACCTGGAGGCACACCCGGACGACTTCTGCGAGGAGAACACCCCGGCCGTCGACCTCGTCCGCGCGATCAACAAGCCCTGGGTGAACTATCTGTACTGCGCCCCGCACTCCTTCCACCTCTCCGGAGCCTCGGAGGTCGGCGCGGACATCGCGGCGATGATGCGGTACGCCGGCGACCGGCTGAAGCATGTGCACATCGCCGACTCCTTCAACCACAAGGGCTCCAGCGGGCTGCGCTACATCCTCAACCCGCCCGGCACGACCGCCCGTATCCACCAGCATCTGGACATCGGCCAGGGTGAGGTCGACTGGGACGCCTTCTTCGGCACCCTGCGCGAGCTGGACTTCGACGGTGTGGCCACCGCCTGTGTCTTCGCCTGGGAGGAGCGGGCGAAGGAGTCGTCCGCGTTCATGCGGGACCGCATCACCAAGGAACTCGCCCGCTGA
- a CDS encoding cytochrome P450, with product MTTSAHLPPVSEAVQEPMALDDVDLADLDNFTDGVTPWRMFHTLRHQDPVHWQPEEAPNSGFWAVTRHADIAQVDRDAETFTSTKFVNLEEVDEDQIKKRASILELDGVRHRALRSVIQRQFGANVINSYTDFLRGLTATTLDTALAKGTFDFVADVSADFPINVLARLLDVPPEDNQRLIDWGNRIIGNTDPDYADVLLHSAESERYRDLPFRSPASLEVFEYGRDLARRRRGGDGTDLVSKLVNTTPRDGIPLSEQDFDNYFLLLVVAGNETTRHTITHSMLALLQHPEQLARLQEDPSLIPVATEEFLRWASPVYHFRRTATRDVELGGKQVKEGDKVVMWYASGNRDEEVFANPYDLDVARADNDHVTFGKGSPHLCLGNLLARTEIRIMFEELIPRLAGIRLVGDVPRVRSNFVNGIKKLPVEVTLA from the coding sequence ATGACCACTTCCGCCCACCTCCCTCCGGTAAGCGAAGCCGTCCAGGAGCCCATGGCACTGGACGACGTGGACCTCGCCGACCTCGACAACTTCACCGACGGCGTCACCCCGTGGCGCATGTTCCACACCCTGCGCCACCAGGACCCGGTCCACTGGCAGCCGGAGGAGGCCCCCAACTCCGGCTTCTGGGCGGTCACCCGGCACGCCGACATCGCCCAAGTCGACCGCGACGCGGAGACCTTCACCTCGACGAAGTTCGTCAACCTGGAGGAGGTCGACGAGGACCAGATCAAGAAACGCGCCTCCATCCTGGAGCTGGACGGAGTCCGCCACCGCGCGCTGCGCAGCGTGATCCAGCGCCAGTTCGGCGCGAACGTCATCAACAGCTACACCGACTTCCTGCGCGGCCTGACCGCCACCACCCTCGACACGGCCCTCGCCAAGGGCACCTTCGACTTCGTCGCCGACGTCTCCGCCGACTTCCCCATCAACGTCCTCGCCCGGCTCCTCGATGTCCCGCCGGAGGACAACCAGCGGCTCATCGACTGGGGCAACCGCATCATCGGCAACACCGACCCCGACTACGCCGACGTCCTCCTGCACAGCGCGGAGAGCGAGCGGTACCGCGATCTGCCGTTCCGCTCGCCCGCCTCCCTCGAAGTCTTCGAGTACGGCCGCGACCTGGCCCGGCGGCGCCGCGGCGGCGACGGCACCGACCTGGTGTCGAAACTCGTCAACACCACCCCGCGCGACGGCATCCCGCTCTCGGAGCAGGACTTCGACAACTACTTCCTGCTCCTCGTCGTCGCCGGCAACGAGACCACCCGCCACACCATCACGCACTCCATGCTGGCCCTGCTCCAGCACCCGGAACAGCTCGCCCGCCTCCAGGAGGACCCGTCCCTGATCCCGGTGGCGACCGAGGAGTTCCTGCGCTGGGCGTCCCCCGTCTACCACTTCCGCCGCACCGCGACCCGTGACGTCGAACTCGGCGGCAAGCAGGTCAAGGAGGGCGACAAGGTCGTCATGTGGTACGCCTCCGGCAACCGCGACGAGGAGGTCTTCGCCAACCCGTACGACCTCGACGTCGCCCGCGCCGACAACGACCACGTCACCTTCGGCAAGGGCAGCCCGCACCTGTGCCTCGGCAACCTGCTGGCCCGCACCGAGATCCGCATCATGTTCGAGGAGCTGATCCCGCGCCTCGCCGGCATCCGCCTCGTCGGCGACGTCCCGCGCGTCCGCTCCAACTTCGTCAACGGCATCAAGAAGCTGCCGGTCGAGGTGACCCTGGCCTGA